A window of Gadus chalcogrammus isolate NIFS_2021 chromosome 2, NIFS_Gcha_1.0, whole genome shotgun sequence genomic DNA:
ATATATCTGCCTGGCTGTTAGAGGCAATATCAGTACAATATGCAAGTCTATTTCTGTATTGACTTGCTGATAGATAAATGGCCTCATTTCATGTAGAACAAAGCTCTTGTGGCTGTTCTGTCGGATTGTGATCCGATCTACTCCTGCACAACTCAAACCGAAGCCAGAGTCAACCGCGCTCCGCACGTACTCTGACACAGATCCGGCAGCAAGCCAATGGAAACCTGCCAAACACGTTTTTTCCATTGAGCATCTATTATGAGATTTACCGCCGTGTGTCGGATACCTGCTGAAATCACTTGGCTTTTGGTTCCTCCAAGACGAAACATCATTCACGATGGAAAACGTACAAATAACAATGGAAATCTAAGATTTACACATCTGCATTTATGCAATCTCCAATATTTAATtcctattatttatttagtgtgtgtctgtatgcgtttgggtgagagtgtgtatgtgtaaacgtgtgtgtgtgtgtgtgtgtgtgtgtgtgtgtgtgtgtgtgtgtgtgtgtgtgtgtgtgtgtgtgtgtgtgtgtgtgtgtgtgtgtgtgtgtgtgtgtgtgtgtgtgtgtgtgtgtgtttgcgtgcgcgcATGCATGATTATTGTAATAGCCTACGTATGAGCGTGGGTGCGTATCTAAGCACCTGTAGGTTTTGATTTTGCAGAAATCCATGTGAAGATACTGAATTAGATTAGGGAGGAGAGATACTGCAGTAAACTCTTAGTCAAATGATTCCAGGCAGTGGCGGATTTGCACCGAATACATGAGCTGAATTAGAGAGCGCTGAGGACTGGACAATTCTGGggtcacctgtcaatcatctGTTTGATTAGAAAGAGTATACGatcagataagataagataagacacTTTATTACCGTCACATTCAGGGACATTCAGAAAGAGCAGCAAACGTTGACAATATAGACAACATAAACATCTTTGGATTTGTATGATGAtctcctatatatatatatatatatatatagcccagGTTTGGCTCAAAGTGGCGGTGTAAATCTCTTGCTGTAATTGTAAAggtaataaaatacaattaaggAAAAGAGATGAGTTGATCTGCACAAGCTAAGAGGACGTTCATGAAGTAGGTCTTCATCTCCTCAAAGCTGTGGGAGTATATAAGAGTCATCCATTCAACacactcccaccccctcccacacacagacacacagacacacacacacacacacacacacacacacacacacacacacacacacacacacacacacaccctaacagcTGTGCTGGAACACAGCCTGTGAGCAGCTATCTGTGAGGGCTTTAGGAAATTAAATATGACAGCACAGAGGCCTATATTTAATATCTGGTTCTGCATAATGGTTCGATAGTTCACATGCAGAGTGTATTTAACATTGGATTTGTGTTGCATGAATCTGTTGATTCATATGATTCATTGAATGCTGCGCTGAGTCATTTGTGTTATTTAAAGCTTttgtaaaatgtgtttaaaacacagacacacacaacacacagacatacactcactcagacacacacgcacacacacacacacacacacacacagacacacaaaaaacacaaataaacgcaTGCAAAAACATCGTTTTCAGGTGTAAATTGCTTCCTACCGATGTTCAATCTGCCGTCTGAAAGCCTTCCAGTCGGTGTTAAACCGTGGATTTCTTTCGGACTTGGCTGTAGCTTTTACAGGGAGCCTGGCCGAGGCCACTGGCCTTCAGGCATCGGTAATTTGGAGGAATGCGTAAGTTTAACAGGGAAAATTCCACAGAGTGTTTTGGTTGAAGAAATTCATAAAGTGAGGGtcagcttttatccaaaactcATGTCATTATTTGCAACTCAACGTTAAGCCTGTGTATGTTCTCTTACCACCTTACTATTTACCACTTGAACACTTTACTACACCTCATTACTTTTACTTATTATTACCGCAGTTTTAGTTTCTCTACTTTTTATTActtactttttttattattagtattaattaTTGTCATCTATTGATGCTACTTATTTTTACATGTTATTTTTACTTCTCTTTAATTACTTTATCTTGTAATGTTGCTGAGAACAATCAGCCTTCTACTGAATTCGAGGGTACTTCTACCCTAGAATTCTACTGCtgtgtacttgtacaataagatgtaataaaaataactctgattctgattctgtttATCTTATCTTTTGCCTTCTCGGATACACGGTCGATTTGAAGACAGcaccatcacaaaaaaacatGTCGCCTTTCCCTTTTCCAAAATAAGGCAGGTGATCACAAACCATTTAAATGAAACAAACCTGAATTAACAATGGGACTTTGATTCATGACACATTAAACCAATACCTTGGAGCCCACACATGCTGCATGCTGAGCCGTGCTCACAGTATGAGGTCAGTTGGATGATGTCAGCCgtccaaacaaacagagatagTGAGGTGTCACTCAAACCAGGTTTATTGGTGCAGCTCTGGCCCAAAGGCAGTCAGTCTGCAAgggacatcatcatcatcatcatcagtatttgacctcttcctcttcatctccatCATGAACTCTGTCACCTTCATgtccatccccctcctcctcctccccctcctctcctccccctcttcctcacggtcccccacctcctcctccccctcctcctccccctccccccctcctcccctccccctcctcccctcctccccctcctcctccccctccttccctcctctcctccccccccactcctcctctccctcctccccccctcctcctacccctccccctcctcctcctccccccctccccctcctccccctcctcctcctccccctcctcctctcggtccccctcctccccctcccccctccccctcctcagcggGGGAGCCCCCGGCTGTAGGCCTTGTGCCACTGGATGGTGTCCAGGAGGCGCGCGGCGGCCGACAGCGTGAGGATCTGGACCCCCAGCACCACGACGCCCGCCACGCCGATGGCAGCCGAGTGGCGCTCCACCCAGCGGGCCGTGCCCCCCAGGCAGCCCCCCAGGAAGACCACGCTCTGGGCCGAGAACAAGTCCAGCGCCTGGGCCCCCACGCCGCACTGGGAGTTCCATACCGTGCCGTTCTCCAGGGGGGCCACGCAGCAGGTGGCCGGGACCCCGCAGGCCAGCACCCCCGGGGCCGAGCAGTTGTAAtatctgtgggggggggggggggggggagaaacaacaatatatggctgtcggtacagtaaggatgataatagaaccaagtgccaaggactaacaatcactaggttaacccatcccCCGCATACAACACAGATAGTTAGGGCTCACATGTTgacctcccagtcctcccactCACATGTGGACCCCCCAGGCTCTCCCAGTCCCTCCCAGTCTCTCCCAGTCCCTCCCagtccctccctgtcctcccagTCCTACTCAAATGTTGACCTCCCAgtccctcccagtcctcccagccCCTCCCAGTCCCCCCGTCCCACTCACATGTTGACCTCCCAgtccctcccagtcctcccagtccacccagcccctcccagtccctcccagcccctcccagtcctcccagtcctcccagccCCTCCCAGTCGCCCCGTCCCACTCACATGTTGACCTCCCAGTCGCGGTAGTCGTCGGCGCCGCAGCACTCCAGGCCGGTCTGGATCTCGTCCACGATGAACCTGAGGTCCAGGTCGTCCTGGTAACGCGCCATGGCGACGAGCAGGCCGGAGCGCAGGtagccctccacctccccctgcaggctgaAGGCCGCGATGGCGGCCAGCACCTGGGCGGCGATCAGCGCCAGCACGGCGGCCGAGAAGCACCTCAGCAGGCAGCCGTTCTCCCGCAGCGCGCCCACGCAGCCCGACAGGCACAGGGCGCCCAGCAGCGAGCCGAGCGCCACGAACGCCAGCATG
This region includes:
- the LOC130403750 gene encoding tetraspanin-10-like codes for the protein MSGFWASRRPFWPWSRGDATQNESSPLIPKEGQAAVGEPPYGPVGDAEPRYDGSGENQGSSQSDPKTFTPRRRRHRHQRTTGYSFGDHCLKLLVFSSNLLFSVLGMAVLCLGLWGLITKESFAQERIGSIGTDPMLAFVALGSLLGALCLSGCVGALRENGCLLRCFSAAVLALIAAQVLAAIAAFSLQGEVEGYLRSGLLVAMARYQDDLDLRFIVDEIQTGLECCGADDYRDWEVNIYYNCSAPGVLACGVPATCCVAPLENGTVWNSQCGVGAQALDLFSAQSVVFLGGCLGGTARWVERHSAAIGVAGVVVLGVQILTLSAAARLLDTIQWHKAYSRGLPR